The sequence TGAGGTTCTCGCCGAACTGCGACTGTCGGTGCGCTTCGGGGTCCACCTGTTCTTCTACACCAACGTCGCCGTCCGCACGGCCGACGCCGACCCCGAATACCCGCCGCCGGAGGACGAGTCGTTTCTCAACCAGCACCTTTACGCGTGCGCGGTCGGCAAGCTCCTCCTCGCGGAGAAATCGGAACTCGAATCCGTGTTTCCCCGTTGGGAGCCACGGGCGCTGACAGCCCGTACGATCGTCGCGAGGAGCGAGCTGCTCGCGAATCTGGACCTGGTCCGGAGCCAGGGCTTCGCCACCCAACTCGCCGAACTCCGGGACGCGTCGGCCTGCATCGCCGTCCCCATCCGATCCGATACGGGCGCGCTCATAGCGAGCATCGCGCTGTCCGGGCACGTCGATCACCACCACCTGATGCTGAGACACGTCCCGTCGCTGCAGGAACAGGCCGGCCGGCTCGGACGGTTCATCGCCTGACCCGGATGGAAGTTCGTTCAGGTGCGGGCGGAACCGTTCTTGCCGGCGGCTCGCTCGCGAACCGTAGCGACGGCGTCACGGATCGGGGTGCGCTGTGTTCGGCCGTGACCCGGAATGAGCAGATCGGCGTCGAGGGTGGCCAGGGCGTCGAGCGACGCAAGGGCCTCCTCTTGGGAGTGATGGAACATCGGGAGCAGCAGCTGCGGACCCACTGTGCGGGAAGTGGGGTGCCCCGTCACGAGGCTGTCTCCGGTCGCCACCGCGCCGACAGACGGTAGGTAGTACGACGTGTGCCCGGACGTGTGGCCGGTGGTCGCCACCGGGAGCGGGGTGCCGGGAAGGTCGAGAGGACCCGCGGCGGGGAACTCGGCGGCGTGGGGCACGGTGACGTGACGTGTCGCGCCCGCCCGGGCGATGCGCAGGGACCACCGCAACATTCCCGGCCGCCAGATGTTCTTGACGACGTCCATCTCACCGGCCTGTTCGAGGTACTCCCGCTTGGCGTGTGATGTCTCCACCGCGGACATGTACACCGGCGTTCCGTACTTGTCGCGGAAGTGGTTGATCGCTCCGATGTGATCGATGTGCGCGTGTGTCAGGAGAATTGCCCGAACATCCTCCGGCCGGCCACCGATGGAACGAATGGATTCTTCCACGGCAGGAACGTCGGCGGGGTAACCCGCGTCGATCAGCGTCAGGTCCGTGCCATCCCGCAACAGGACCCAATTGACATCGGTCCCCGTCACACAGAACACATTCTGTTCGACCTCGACCACAGTAGGACTCGGCACAGCATCCCCCTCAGCACGTCGCGACCTTCCACGCTAGCAGCCGACACTGTATAACCGGAGGGTCACTACCGAGGGGGAGAGGGCAGACGCAGTGCGCATCCGGCGAGTACGGACGACGGCAGGAATCGAGCACGAACAATGGCACGCAGATGGGTGGACGAAGATTGAATCGG comes from Rhodococcus oxybenzonivorans and encodes:
- a CDS encoding IclR family transcriptional regulator, which produces MSADDRALSGRQPKAVTSALRVLEEVARAGSGVTAKGIAARLSMPSATTYRLLNILVGEGYVVRLPDLSGFALGQKIGILVDAAVVPTVCAAAREVLAELRLSVRFGVHLFFYTNVAVRTADADPEYPPPEDESFLNQHLYACAVGKLLLAEKSELESVFPRWEPRALTARTIVARSELLANLDLVRSQGFATQLAELRDASACIAVPIRSDTGALIASIALSGHVDHHHLMLRHVPSLQEQAGRLGRFIA
- a CDS encoding MBL fold metallo-hydrolase, which gives rise to MPSPTVVEVEQNVFCVTGTDVNWVLLRDGTDLTLIDAGYPADVPAVEESIRSIGGRPEDVRAILLTHAHIDHIGAINHFRDKYGTPVYMSAVETSHAKREYLEQAGEMDVVKNIWRPGMLRWSLRIARAGATRHVTVPHAAEFPAAGPLDLPGTPLPVATTGHTSGHTSYYLPSVGAVATGDSLVTGHPTSRTVGPQLLLPMFHHSQEEALASLDALATLDADLLIPGHGRTQRTPIRDAVATVRERAAGKNGSART